In Salvelinus alpinus chromosome 32, SLU_Salpinus.1, whole genome shotgun sequence, the sequence CCCTGTTCCTGCCAGACACCCCAGTTATGGGTGGAAAGAGAAGAAACAATACAAGTTACCAACAACACTCACAGACCAGAAATGTCCAAGTAGGCTTTGATCCTTTAACTCAGCATTCCTTATAACTGACAAGAAATTTGCACACAAGTCAACTTCGAACAATCAGTGTTTTTGACCAGGATAAGATTGCTGATAGAAGTGTTGAACACTCCTCTCCTGGAATCCCAAGGCTGATCTCAACTCTGTtataactagggttgcaaaggggaGGGTATAATACTGGAAACTTttgaagtttaccagtaaactaccagaattttgggAACGTTCAAGGAATATGACATTTTATCAGATGACATCTAGTGgcctttttgggtacttcagagcATTTtgtaagtaaccatctgtcttataaAACcctaccaaacgtaacatatcatactaatttggaTGTCCCCGGATTTATATTTACtttgttatgtctagtctatgaaacCAGGCTGTGGGGTCAAACTGGTGAGAGTTGTGAAAAAAGACAATAGTTAGAAGAGTGCCATTGTTGATTATATGCTTCTTTCATtcattaggctattttctcttgaaccctATGGTCTATCCACttgaaactcatggacaatatggactcATATGTATAGAACATAAAAAGGAATACTATAAACTAATGCATTCTGTATacgttattcaagtataaattaccaaagttaccataCATGACCTGTTAATTACCgatagctttgcaaccctagttataACTGTATATGGCTTTAATTCAACCACCTCCAACCGACCAGCCCACAGTTCcctgtagaggagaggagtttgTCATCTTCACAATATGAAAAGGCAGGATGTGACGCACCTGGTTCACCAATCCGGAGTTCACCGCCACATTCTCCAACCCCTCCACTGTTTGCTGAGATAGCTCATTGGCCCCGGCGACCGTTGCGTCCCCGACAATATTGGCCTGGTCAGTCGTTCTCTGGGCCACTGGGAAAAGGGGACAGGGAGTTGTCATACTCTGTCCCTTGGACCAATGTTTCTCTTCAGAATTTGGTACGTGAAAAAACCTGTGTGAGTCTGATCCCTGTATAGTTAGAAATGTAATGCAGTGTATTTTCTGTGGGTAGTGTTGCGCTTACCTGTGTTCACACCTGCTACCATCCCGtcctttgtcttgttccctgTAGAAGAGAGAAACAACCTTCTCAAAAGGAGGTAGATGATTTATGTTTAAATAGCGTTTCTCAAACTCAAAGCGTTTAACATTGGATGGGGGTAACTCACCCCTTCCACTATCAATGCAACCAAAATAATTTGGTAACATGGAATAGCTCAGTAAGGACACCAAGTGTTGTACAATATACTATACACTCCACTCCcgatttatttggacagtgaagctaaaacgtttaatttggctctatactccagcattttggatttgagatcaaatgtttcatatgaggcaagagtacagaatgtcaccttttattttaggttatgttcatacaatacacaaagtttagtatttggtcccat encodes:
- the LOC139562101 gene encoding synuclein-like isoform X3, with the translated sequence MDALKKGFSMAKEGVVAAAEKTKAGVEEAAAKTKEGVMYVGNKTKDGMVAGVNTVAQRTTDQANIVGDATVAGANELSQQTVEGLENVAVNSGLVNQGDFSQGAEQAGQ